The Paenibacillus polymyxa M1 DNA segment CGTATGTCCCGGTGCGCTGATCGCCAGCAGCGAACCCACGTTATCTCCATCCTCCAGTAAAACGTCAGGCTGGGTAAGGATATTCTTCGGCACGCTGCCCCGAATAGGAGTGTCTGGTTCGCCTGCCTCCAACGATACATCACCCTTCAGTAGCCGAGCATCCCGCCTTGAAATGAATACTTGCGCCTCAGGATACTTTGCCTTCAGCTTATCCAACGCACCCACATGATCTCCATGCGCATGGGTAAGTACAATTCGTATAATCGGCTGCCCAATCCGCGCCGCAGCCTGTTCAATACGCTGAGCACTGTATGGCAATCCGGCATCGATCAGGGTAAGCCCCTCTTTCTCCTCCACCAAATAACAGTTCACTGGGAACAGCCGGGGCATAAACGTTAATTGATACACATGCTGCACCTGAACGATACGCATTTTATCTCATCTCCTTGTCTTGATCATAAACTAATTATGTTAGTATTATAAAT contains these protein-coding regions:
- a CDS encoding MBL fold metallo-hydrolase translates to MRIVQVQHVYQLTFMPRLFPVNCYLVEEKEGLTLIDAGLPYSAQRIEQAAARIGQPIIRIVLTHAHGDHVGALDKLKAKYPEAQVFISRRDARLLKGDVSLEAGEPDTPIRGSVPKNILTQPDVLLEDGDNVGSLLAISAPGHTPGSMGFLDTRTHALIAGDAFQTRGGVAVAGRLKPLFPFPALATWNKEISLQSAKKLASYNPSLLAAGHGNMLKHPQSQLERAIMELEQQCSV